Proteins encoded within one genomic window of Camelina sativa cultivar DH55 chromosome 19, Cs, whole genome shotgun sequence:
- the LOC104767070 gene encoding pentatricopeptide repeat-containing protein At2g17670: MGKVPPSFRSFPANQLVRKPTPSPPAPPRDFRNKTAVRDSTRLPQTTHQPLHREPFRNPFKSPSLSDAKSLFNSIAATSRIPLDLKFHNSVLQSYASIAAVDDTVKLFQHILKSQPKFSPGRSTYLILLSHACRAPDSSIANIHRVLNVMVNSGCEPDHVTTDIVVRSLCETGRVDEAKALMKELTEKHSPPDTYTYNFLLKYMCKSKSLGVVYEFVDEMRESFDVKPDLVSFTILIDNVCNSKNLREAMFLVDVLGNSHNGFKPDCFVYNTIMKGFCTLSKGSEAIGVYKKMKEEGIEPDHITYNTLIYGLSKSGRVEEARKYLKIMVEAGYEPDTATYTSLMNGMCRKGESLGALSLLEEMEAKGCVPNDCTYNTLLHGLCKARLMDKGLELYELMKANGVKLETNGYATLVRSLVKCGKVAEAYEVFDYAVESKSLTDASAYTTLETTLKWLKKAKEKGLVV, from the coding sequence ATGGGGAAAGTTCCGCCGTCGTTTCGCTCTTTTCCGGCGAACCAACTGGTCAGAAAACCCACACCATCTCCTCCAGCGCCGCCGCGTGATTTTCGCAACAAAACCGCCGTGAGAGATTCAACTAGACTCCCCCAGACTACTCATCAACCCCTTCATCGCGAGCCCTTTAGGAACCCTTTCAAGTCACCAAGTCTCTCAGACGCCAAAAGCCTCTTCAATTCAATCGCCGCCACTTCGAGAATCCCACTCGATCTCAAATTCCACAACTCTGTTCTTCAATCATACGCCTCAATCGCTGCCGTCGACGATACCGTGAAATTGTTTCAGCACATCTTGAAATCGCAGCCTAAGTTCTCACCTGGGCGTTCCACTTACCTTATCTTGCTCTCACATGCTTGTAGAGCTCCTGATTCGTCGATTGCGAATATTCATAGAGTTCTCAATGTCATGGTCaatagtggttgtgagcctgaTCATGTAACAACTGATATTGTGGTTAGGTCTCTTTGCGAAACGGGTCGGGTTGATGAAGCTAAGGCTTTGATGAAGGAGCTGACTGAGAAGCACTCGCCTCCTGATACGTATACTTATAACTTTCTACTGAAGTATATGTGCAAAAGCAAATCACTTGGTGTTGTTTATGAGTTTGTTGATGAGATGAGGGAGTCTTTTGATGTGAAGCCTGACCTCGTCAGCTTCACTATCTTGATTGATAATGTGTGTAACTCTAAGAATCTGAGGGAGGCAATGTTTTTAGTTGATGTCTTAGGTAACTCTCATAATGGGTTTAAGCCTGATTGTTTCGTCTATAACACCATTATGAAAGGCTTTTGCACACTGAGTAAAGGGAGTGAGGCGATTGGTGTTTataagaagatgaaggaagaaggTATTGAGCCGGATCATATTACTTACAATACATTGATATATGGATTGTCGAAATCTGGGAGAGTTGAGGAAGCTAGGAAGTACTTGAAAATTATGGTTGAAGCTGGTTATGAGCCAGATACTGCTACTTACACGTCGCTGATGAACGGAATGTGTAGAAAAGGCGAGTCTTTAGGTGCCTTGAGTTTGTTGGAAGAGATGGAAGCAAAAGGGTGTGTTCCAAACGATTGTACTTATAATACTTTGCTTCATGGGTTGTGTAAGGCGAGGTTGATGGATAAAGGGTTGGAGTTATATGAGTTGATGAAAGCGAACGGTGTAAAGCTTGAGACTAATGGTTATGCTACGCTTGTGAGGTCTCTGGTTAAATGTGGTAAGGTGGCAGAGGCTTATGAAGTGTTTGATTATGCAGTTGAGAGCAAGAGTTTGACTGATGCTTCTGCGTACACGACTCTTGAAACTACCTTGAAATGGTTGAAGAAAGCGAAAGAAAAAGGCTTGGTTGTCTAA